The genomic DNA AAAATACACTGGCTATCGATTACAACGATAATCAGCGCGCCGCCATCCTAAATGCACTGACAGAAAAAGTGTCTATTATTACCGGCGGGCCGGGTACAGGGAAAACGACCATCGTTAAGGGCATCATTACTTTGTATCAGGAAATATTTGAGTACGAAGACTACGATTCATATAAACCGAAAAATTATCCCATTAAACTCGTCGCACCGACCGGCAGGGCGTCAAAACGGATGGCGGATACGTCCGGTATTGAAGCAAGTACGATACACCGGCTGATCGGCTGGGGGCAGGATACTGCGGTCGACGATATTATCGACAATGAAATCGAAGCGGAACTGATTATCATCGATGAGATGTCGATGGTGGATACGTGGCTTTTTTATCAGTTTATGCAAAACGTCATGCCCCATACGAAACTCGTTTTCGTAGGAGACAGTGCCCAGCTGCCGTCAGTCGGTCCGGGAACGGTATTTAAAGATTTAATCGGCTCAGGCACAATCAGGACGACAATTCTCGATACGGTGTACCGACAGGGTGAAGGTTCATCGATTGTTAAACTCGCATATGACATCGACAAAGGTGTGCCGATGAATATAAGCGATAAGTTTAAAGACAGACTGTTTATACCTGCCGGAACGGATCAGATAGCGGAAGTGGTGGATACAGTCGTTTCAAAAGCGGTGGACAAAGGTTACGATATGCGTGATATCCAGGTGCTGGCGCCAATCTACAGAGGACCGGCGGGTATCAACATACTGAACCAGCTGCTGCAGAAAATATTAAATCCACATGCCGAAGATAAAACAGAACTTCAGTTCGGCGATAAAATTTTCCGTACCGGTGACAAAGTCATCCAGCTGATTAACCGGACTGAGGATAATATCTTTAACGGTGACTCGGGTATAATTGACGGCATTTATTTTAAGGACACCGACGACGTTGAAAAAGACACGCTTGTTGTCGATTACGACAATACAAAAATTGCATATGAACGGAGCGACCTCACCGAACTGTCACATGCTTATTGTACGAGTATTCATAAAGCCCAGGGGAGCGAGTATCCGATAGTGATTATGCCGATCGTGTCGAGCTATTATCATATGCTGATGAAAAATATTATTTATACGGGAATTACACGGGCGAAAGAATCGCTTATTCTGTGCGGGGATGCCAATGCATTTTACGGGGGAATTAAACGTGAAGGCATTCCGAGAAATACGATGCTGCAGGAGTTTCTGAAAAAGTACTGCAAAGTGTACGATAAGAACCCGGAAGATCTGCCGGATTATTTAACAGAGGAAATGGTCGAAAGTATGACGGTTGATCCGATGATCGGCATGGAGGGCGTTACGCCTTATGAATTTGTTTGACACTAACAGATTAAAAAATTATAATTGGAATTAATAAAAGCTGAAATTTTGAATATGCGGTAAAAATTTTAGAGACATTGTGGCTGGTGAAAACAATGATACCCCGTATATGTGCTGTTTTTCGGTCAGTTTAAGAAATACTAAAGTGATGACACAGTCATAATTTGGGTGGTACCGCGGTAACAACCGTCCCTTTTTAAGGGGCGGTTTTTTTGTTTTATTTTATAATTTAACAGGAGTGATAACTATGAAAAATTTAACAGGCAATGAAGTACGCCAGATGTTTTTAGATTACTTTAAAGCACATGACCACATGGTTGAGCCGAGCGCACCGCTCGTACCGATTGATGATGACTCACTGCTCTGGATCAACTCGGGTGTTGCAACACTGAAAAAATATTTTGACGGCCGTGTTGTCCCGAAAAATCCGCGTATCGTTAACGCGCAAAAAGCAATCCGGACGAACGATATTGAGAACGTCGGTTTTACTGCACGCCACCATACGTTCTTTGAAATGCTCGGTAACTTCTCGATCGGCGATTACTTCAAGGAGGAATCAATCGTCCGTGCATGGGAATTTCTGACACATAAAGACTGGATCGGTTTTGACCCGGACCTGCTGTATGTTACAGTGCACCCGGAAGACAGTGATGCACTGAATATCTGGAAAGAAGTCATCGGGCTTGATGAATCGCGCATCATCCGTATCGAAGGGAATTTCTGGGATATCGGTGAAGGCCCGTGCGGACCGAACAGTGAAATTTTCTACGACCGCGGCGAAGACTACGATACAGTCACACCGAAAGAAGAAATGTATCCGGGAGGAGAAAACGAACGCTACCTTGAAATCTGGAATCTCGTATTCAGTGAATTCAACCATAATAAAGACGGCAGCTACACGCCTCTTCCCAAACAAAATATTGATACAGGCATGGGGCTTGAACGTATTGTCAGCGTCATTCAGGATGCGAAAACAAACTTCGATACAGATCTGTTTACACCGATTATCGGTGAAGTGGAAAAAGTCAGCGGCAAAAAATACGGTGAGTCTGCTGAACTGGACACTGCATTCAAAGTAATTTCAGACCACATCAGAACAGTGACATTTGCAATTGCAGACGGTGCACTGCCTTCGAACGAAGGACGCGGCTACGTACTCCGCAGACTGATCCGCCGTGCAGTCAGATTCAGTAAAGATCTGAACATCGACAAAGCATTTATGTATAACCTGGTCGATGTCGTCGGCGATGTAATGGGCGAATTCTACCCGAACGTTAAAGAAAAAGCATCATTTATTAAAGATGTAGTTAAAGGTGAAGAGGAACGTTTCCTTGCGACGCTTGATGACGGTATTAAAATTTACCAGGGCCTCCGTGACAGTGCACTGAAAGGCGATAAAACAATTGCAGGAACAGATGCGTTTAAACTGTATGATACGTACGGTTTTCCGTATGAACTGACAGTGGAATACGCGGCGCTTGACGGACTGACAGTCGATGAGGCGGCATTCAATGAAGAAATGTCTGCACAGAAAGAACGTGCAAGACAGGCGCGTAAAGCAGGGGACTCAATGCAGGTGCAGTCGGAAACGTTCCACAGCATTACAGATGCGAGCGTCTTTACCGGATACGACAGCACTAAAGCTGAAAGCAGACTGCTTTATATCGTGTCGGACGACAAAGTTGTCAATGAATACAGCGGTGAGGAACCGGTTGAAGTCATATTCGCAGAAACGCCGTTCTACGCTGAGAGCGGGGGGCAGATTGCGGATACAGGCATCATTTCAAATGAACACGTAAAAGCGGAAGTGGATTACGTTTATAAAGCGCCTAACGGCCAGAATGTTCACGTCATCCGTGTTGTTGAAGGCACGCTGACTGCGGGTGCTTCATATAGTCTTGAAGTAAACAGGGAAAAACGCAACTTCGTTATGAAGAACCATACAGCGACTCACCTGATGCATCAGGCATTAAAAGATGTTGTCGGTGAACATGCGAATCAGGCAGGTTCACTTGTCCAGGCAGAACGTCTGCGCTTTGACTTCTCACATCTCGAGTCTTTATCAAAAGAACAGCTGACTGAGATTGAGAATATCGTCAACGAAAAAATCTACGCAGGTTTAAACGTGGCGATTGCTGAAATGCCGATTGCTGAAGCGAAAGCTAAAGGTGCAATGGCTCTGTTCGGTGAAAAGTACGGTGATGTCGTACGCGTTGTTGATATCGATCAGTACTCGGTTGAACTGTGCGGCGGTATTCATGTGAGAAACACTGCAGATATCGGTGTGTTCAAGATCGTTTCAGAAAGCGGAATCGGTGCAGGTATCAGACGTATTGAAGCTGTAACGAGCAAATATGCGATTGAACTGTACAAAGAGTATGAAACAACAGTTGAAAACATTGCCGGCACTGTAAAATCGAAACCGGGCAATGTGGAGCACAAAATTACACAGCTGTTAGATGAGAAGAAAGAACTTCAGGATGCTTACGATAAACTAAAAGCTGAATTGCAGCAGTCGAAACTGAATGACTTAAGCGATGCAACAGTTGAAGTAAACGGCGTAAGGGTTATCAGAAAAGAAGTTGAGGCAAACGATGCGAAAGATCTCCGCGCTCAGATGGATTTAATTAAATCCCAGAACCAGGATTCTGTCGTTGCACTTGCTGCAGTAACAGGGGACAAAGTATCTCTCGTAGTCACGGTACCGAAAGAATTAACATCGAAAGTGCGTGCCGGTGATATTATGAAAGGCATGGCAAACATCGTGGATGGTAAAGGCGGCGGCCGGCCGGACATGGCGCAGGGCGGCGGTACAAATGTTGAAAGTATAACAGCATCATTACAGTTTGTTGACGAGTATATTAAAGATTTTCTTTAGGACTTGTAAAATGATATAATTACCAATAAATAAAGAAGAAAGAATAGGAGTGCTATTTGTGGACCAGTTCGATAAAACAATGAAATTCAGTGTTGATGAACGTAAAGAAGAAAACGTCAAAGCGGTGCTCACTAACGTTTATAACACATTGGAAGAACGCGGCTATAATCCTATTAATCAGATCGTCGGTTACCTTCAAAGCGGAGATCCAGCCTATATTCCGCGTCATAATGAAGCGCGTAACCAGATTCGCCACGTTGAACGCGATGAAATTATGGAAGTGTTAGTTAAAAACTATGTTTCCAAAGAGATAAATGGTTAGAGTTCTCGGGCTTGATGTAGGCACAAAAACGATCGGTGTAGCATTAAGCGATGCACTGGGATGGACAGCTCAAGGACTGACAACGCTTAAAGTAAATACGCATGCCGATGATTACGGCATCGATCAGGTGGCAGAACTTGCAAAGACACACGAAGTGGATACAATCGTTGTCGGACTGCCTAAAAACATGAACAACACTATCGGCGAAAGCGGGGAAAGATCACAGCATTTTGCCAAATTACTTGCGCTTGAACTCACAGATGTTAAAATTACTCTGTGGGACGAGCGGCTGAGTACTGTAGCAGCTGAAAGATCCCTTCTTGAAGCGGACTTATCACGCAAGAAAAGAAAAGCGGTTATCGATAAGATGGCAGCAGTATTTATATTACAGGGCTATTTGGATAACCCCAACAAAGGAGCATAATTATGAGCGGAGAAAACACTGAGTTCAACAAAGAAGAAGAACTTCTCACACTTTATGATGAGGACGGTTCCGAAGTACTTTACCGTAAAATGTTAGAATTTTACCACCCGGATTTTGATAAAAACTATGTAATCCTTGCTGAAGAAGGTAATTTCAGCGATGAAGAGGAAGACATAGAGCTGATTCCGATGATTAACGTGCCGGATGAAGACGGAGACGGCGGTAAGTTCCTGCCGGTTGAAACTGACGACGAGTGGGACATGATTGAAGAAGTTGTTAACACACAAATGGACGACTACGACGAGTAAAATTATTCAAGCTTCCAATATAATTTATTGGAAGCTGTTTTTTCAGACAGGAGAGAAATATGAGTAAATACGATGATGTAAAATTTTCGAAAAATGTATCATCGTAC from Jeotgalicoccus saudimassiliensis includes the following:
- the recD2 gene encoding SF1B family DNA helicase RecD2 encodes the protein MTQDAQTSIYDELYIVGDVDRVIFMSEDTRFHVLRVNVSKTNTRFKEDAIVTGHFHDIQETESYRFTGKVTQHARFGEQFSASEFKKEIPNTSHGLVQYFSSDKFPGIGTKSAEKIVDALGLDALSKIAKDDNALNEVRGLTKAKKLQIMETVRSSNVADEAYLLMIKLNIEPSKRSKIIDTYKGDTLNILQNHPYQLVSDIFGIGFKKADQIALNAGIEPDDPERLVAGVMFTLNDEITSIGHTYILHDELAEKTLERLNTSGMYFRTDDVRVAVEQLALHKKLIITDDRVTLPNIYYSEHKASEKVSQLLAHNHDEINIDDAKAVINGIENTLAIDYNDNQRAAILNALTEKVSIITGGPGTGKTTIVKGIITLYQEIFEYEDYDSYKPKNYPIKLVAPTGRASKRMADTSGIEASTIHRLIGWGQDTAVDDIIDNEIEAELIIIDEMSMVDTWLFYQFMQNVMPHTKLVFVGDSAQLPSVGPGTVFKDLIGSGTIRTTILDTVYRQGEGSSIVKLAYDIDKGVPMNISDKFKDRLFIPAGTDQIAEVVDTVVSKAVDKGYDMRDIQVLAPIYRGPAGINILNQLLQKILNPHAEDKTELQFGDKIFRTGDKVIQLINRTEDNIFNGDSGIIDGIYFKDTDDVEKDTLVVDYDNTKIAYERSDLTELSHAYCTSIHKAQGSEYPIVIMPIVSSYYHMLMKNIIYTGITRAKESLILCGDANAFYGGIKREGIPRNTMLQEFLKKYCKVYDKNPEDLPDYLTEEMVESMTVDPMIGMEGVTPYEFV
- the alaS gene encoding alanine--tRNA ligase, yielding MKNLTGNEVRQMFLDYFKAHDHMVEPSAPLVPIDDDSLLWINSGVATLKKYFDGRVVPKNPRIVNAQKAIRTNDIENVGFTARHHTFFEMLGNFSIGDYFKEESIVRAWEFLTHKDWIGFDPDLLYVTVHPEDSDALNIWKEVIGLDESRIIRIEGNFWDIGEGPCGPNSEIFYDRGEDYDTVTPKEEMYPGGENERYLEIWNLVFSEFNHNKDGSYTPLPKQNIDTGMGLERIVSVIQDAKTNFDTDLFTPIIGEVEKVSGKKYGESAELDTAFKVISDHIRTVTFAIADGALPSNEGRGYVLRRLIRRAVRFSKDLNIDKAFMYNLVDVVGDVMGEFYPNVKEKASFIKDVVKGEEERFLATLDDGIKIYQGLRDSALKGDKTIAGTDAFKLYDTYGFPYELTVEYAALDGLTVDEAAFNEEMSAQKERARQARKAGDSMQVQSETFHSITDASVFTGYDSTKAESRLLYIVSDDKVVNEYSGEEPVEVIFAETPFYAESGGQIADTGIISNEHVKAEVDYVYKAPNGQNVHVIRVVEGTLTAGASYSLEVNREKRNFVMKNHTATHLMHQALKDVVGEHANQAGSLVQAERLRFDFSHLESLSKEQLTEIENIVNEKIYAGLNVAIAEMPIAEAKAKGAMALFGEKYGDVVRVVDIDQYSVELCGGIHVRNTADIGVFKIVSESGIGAGIRRIEAVTSKYAIELYKEYETTVENIAGTVKSKPGNVEHKITQLLDEKKELQDAYDKLKAELQQSKLNDLSDATVEVNGVRVIRKEVEANDAKDLRAQMDLIKSQNQDSVVALAAVTGDKVSLVVTVPKELTSKVRAGDIMKGMANIVDGKGGGRPDMAQGGGTNVESITASLQFVDEYIKDFL
- a CDS encoding IreB family regulatory phosphoprotein; this encodes MDQFDKTMKFSVDERKEENVKAVLTNVYNTLEERGYNPINQIVGYLQSGDPAYIPRHNEARNQIRHVERDEIMEVLVKNYVSKEING
- the ruvX gene encoding Holliday junction resolvase RuvX, which translates into the protein MVRVLGLDVGTKTIGVALSDALGWTAQGLTTLKVNTHADDYGIDQVAELAKTHEVDTIVVGLPKNMNNTIGESGERSQHFAKLLALELTDVKITLWDERLSTVAAERSLLEADLSRKKRKAVIDKMAAVFILQGYLDNPNKGA
- a CDS encoding DUF1292 domain-containing protein, which codes for MSGENTEFNKEEELLTLYDEDGSEVLYRKMLEFYHPDFDKNYVILAEEGNFSDEEEDIELIPMINVPDEDGDGGKFLPVETDDEWDMIEEVVNTQMDDYDE